GCAGGTTCAGGTTGGGTCCATGCAGGACCAAAAGGGTCGCCATCTGCTGTTCCTTGTTATCTGTGAGCAGGTGTCAGAACCCGGCGACTATGCCGCAAAGCCTTTATGACTGTCCAGTTCTCAGCAATAGCCAGCACGATGAGCGATGTTTGCGCGAAATATGTGACCATGTCCTAGGATCCGGTCACTTGCAATGGATGCGCAGGGTCAAACCCTGAATGCTTGCACCGCAGTGTGCAGCCGCCCACCGAGCAGCAGCAGGTTGTCGCCCTGTTCCCGCCCCTGGCCGATGCGCATCAGGTTATCCCCGCCCAGTTGATGTATGCGCTCGCTATGATCGCGGATCTCGCTGACGGCGCCGCTTTGCTGGGCAGTGACGTCGGCGATGCGCACGGCCGTATCGGCGATGGTCTGGATGGCGCCGACGATCTCATCCAGTGCACCGTCGGCTGCTTGTGCCTGGCTGGCGGTGGCTTCGGCGTGTTCGACCTGGGCACGCATGCCATCCACCGATTGACGCGCGGCCAGTTGCAGGCGCGCGATCAGTGCCTGGATCTCGGCGGTTGCGCCCGCCGTGCGTTGGGCCAGGGAACGGACTTCTTCGGCCACCACCGCAAAGCCTCGACCCATTTCTCCGGCGCGGGCGGCTTCGATGGCCGCGTTGAGGGCCAGCAGGTTGGTCTGGTCGGCAATCGAGCGGATGACGGTCAGTACGCCGCCAATGGTCGCCGACTCCTCGGCCAGTTGTTCGATCATTTGCGCGTTGCCTTGTACTTCTCCGACCAGCGCGTGAAGGCCGGCGAGGCTCAGGCCAATGACTTTCTGGCCATGTTCCACCGCGTCTCCGGCACTGCGGCTGGCAGCTGCGGCCTGGCTGGCATCGCCGGCCACCTGCTGGATGGTCGCCTCGAGTTCGCTGAGGGAATCGCGGATCAATGCCGTGTCGCCGGCCTGGTATTGGGCGCCGCTGTGCAGTTCGCCGCTCAACTCCGCCAGGGTCCGGCTGCTATCCGCCACTTGCTCGGCGTTCAGGCGAATGGTGCCCACCAGATCCACCAGATACGCGCGCAAGCGATTGAGGGACGCTTCGATATCGCGCAGCTCGCGGTTACTCGCGCCGACGTGGACATCATTGCTGAAGTCGCCTTCGGCCCATGTCGACAGGGCTGGCGCCAGGCGGGTCAGGGTGCGGGCCAGGTGTCGTTGCAGGGTATCGATCAGCAGGGCGATCAAGAGGATCAACCCGATCATCACGCCCTGGATCAACCGTACTTCGCCCTGGATCTGTCCATGCTGGGCGCGCACCGCCGGCTCCATGGCGTCGATTGCCTTTTGCACGTCAGCGGTCTTCAGGAGGGTGGCATTGCCCAGCTCGGTGCGTTTCTGGATCAGCTCGCGGGTGCGCGCCAGTTCCGCTGGATAGCGGCCGAGCAGGCTGTTGAGTTCACGCTTGAGCGCGATGCCGGCATCTTCGGCGACGGTTTCTTCCTGGGTTTGCAAGCCCATCAACGCGGCGAAGTCATCGCTGCCGGATTCGTTGCTGGCGGCGACGCCGAGCAATGCCAGGTTATCGAGCTGTTGGGCCTGGACACGGATACTGGCCAGTTCGCGTTCGACGTCGGCGGCCAGTTCGCTGCGGCCGCTGCTGACGAGTTTGTCCCGTGTGAGCGACAGGCGGCCCAAGTGCTGCGATGCGGCGAACAACGGCGGCAGATAAGTCGGTGCGCCGTTGGCGTATTGGGCGAGTTGATCGAGGTTGGCGCTCAGCTCACGTTCGGCCTGCAGCAGCAACGCCTGGGGATCCCCGGCCAGTTTGCCGGCGGCCAGCAAGTCGGTCCTGCTGAAGCCATCGAGGTTCGACAGGCTCGGGCGCAACGTCTTGGCCAGTTCCGGTGGGAATTGATCGAGTTCTTTTTGCAGGGTTTCCAAAGCTTGGGTGGCTGCGCTGAGGCGCAAGGTGTCGCCGCTGGCCAGATAGTCCTCGATGTTGCGCGCCACCTCGCCTTGGAACTGTCGTGACAGGCCCAAGTAGCGTTCCATCAGCAGATAAGGACGCTCCAAGGCGATTTGCGACCACCAAAGCGTGGCGCCGAGGCCAAGGCACACGGCAACTAAAAGAAGGGTATTGAGATTGGTCAGCAGCTTCAGGCGCATCAAGGGTCTACCGGGGGCAGAATCGTAAGTGCCTGAAGTTATTGCGTTTACGTTACACGTTTATGACCGAATCGGTTGATTCCGATGAAAAAGTGGCACTTTGCTTTGATTGCCGCGCGCTTTGGACCCTGTTGCGCCCAGCGTGCTTGGCGCGGTACAGCGCTTCGTCCGCCTGGCTTGCCATCACCAGGCTGTCGGATTCGTCGCTCATTTCGACCACGCCGGCGCTGAAGGTGCACCACAGGTCTTGAGGTTGGGCCGGGTAATGGATTTCGGCAAAACGCTGACGGATTTCATCCAGCACCTTGTAGGCGGCGTCGATGTCGGTGTCGGGCATGACGATCGCGAACTCTTCACCGCCGTACCGTCCGATGAAGTCCGTCTTGCGCAGTCGTTGCTTGAGAAACAGCGCCAGGCTCTTGATCACCCTGTCACCCATGGGATGGCCATGGCTGTCGTTGACCCGTTTGAAGTGGTCGATGTCCAACATCGCAAAGCTCAGTGGCTTGCCTTCCCGGCGCGCGCGGAAACTGCAGTCTTCGAGCAATTGCAGGATGTGGGTGTGGTTGTAGAGGCCGGTGAGGCTGTCGCGCACCATTCGCGCCTTGAGATTGCGGGCCCGGGCCGCGCGGTTGCGCACGGTGGTGATCAGGTGCCGGGGCTTGATCGGTTTGGTCAGGAAGTCGTCGCCGCCTTCGCTCATGGCGTCGAGCTGTTTGTCCAGGTCGTCTTCGGCGGACAAGTAAATGATCGGCACGCTGACGTAGCGGTCGTTGTGGCGGATCACCTTGGCCAACTCCGTGCCGGTGCAGGCGGGCATGTACATGTCGAGGATGATCAGGTCGGGCTGGAAATCCGCCAGTTCGGCCATGGCCTGGATCGGCTCGATCAAGGTCCGGGTGACGATCCCGGCGCTGTTGAGCAGGCGCTCGGTGTGCAGGGCCTGGGCCCGCGAGTCGTCGATGATCAGCACTTTATAGGGGTCGTATTGGGCGACACAGGTCAGCACTTCGATCTTCTCCAGCAGACTCGAGGCTTCGAGCGTGCCGGTGAGAAACTCCTGGCCACCGGCGCGCACCGCCGCCAAGCGAGTTGGCGTATCTGTTTCGAGCAAGCTGAAAAATAACAGCGGAATGGCTTGGTCGAGTCCTTCCTGGGCTTGGGCTGCGAGCTTCAGGCCCACACCAGGGCCGTTGAAATCCACATCCATGACAATGGCCGCAGGCAGGCGCTCGATCATCGAGGCCTTGAACGTTGCGACGCTGTCCAGCGCCTGGGCACTGAGGCCGAAGAACTCCAACTGCCTGGCCAGTCGCTCGGCGCGGTCGTGGTCTTGCAGCGCCACATAGACGGGCTTGCGCAGCGGCGGCAGGAACGTTTGCTCGAGCTGGTCGCCGTGGCGCAGGCCGGTGCGGGACAGGCGTTGCATCAAGCGATTGATTTCAGTAATCAACTGGCTGCTCAGGCGGCCGCGATTGGCATCCACCGCTTGCAGCGACTGGCTGATATCTTGGGCAAGCTGATAATGCTCAGGCTGTTCAAAGCGCTCGGCAAAGCGCAGCAGGCGCAGATTGGCTTCGCTGAGCTCAGAGAGGTCGGTGCTCGACCACTCGCTGCGTTGCAGGCGCTGCCATATCTCAAGGATCTGGCGAGCCTGGTGAATTACCCGCTGGGCAAAGTGGTGCTTGAGGCGCTCACGGCTGGGGTCTTCTGACTCGGTCATATCCTGACTACTAGTTAGGGGGCATGCTGAGGTCGACTGGTGGCTCTATGCTAGCACCTCTTTTCCCTTACATGAGTGTCGTACGTCAATAATCTGCCAAGAGGGGTCATTCAGTTTCTGACCGAACAGTCTGGAATGCGCCGTTCGAGGTAGAGGAAAGGCCCGGGAAACAAGGGGTTCAGCGCTTCTTCAAGGAATATCTGCGCGGTACTCCGTAGCGCGATCCAGTACGGGCTCAGGTCTTTAACGATGCTGTTTGCCTTGGGTTGATGGCTTGCAAGGTTAAGGGAATCCCTTACAAGGCTTTCGGCTTCGCGACAGTAAATCTCCGATAAGCCCAACGACGGATGCCGGCTGAGGCACGTTGATGTAAGGTTGTGGTCGAACCGTGAACTCAAGTGATTGAAGGGACATCGTCATGCTGGACTGGAAGAACCGCGCGGGCAGCGCGCCTGAACGCGCCGCCGAGCCGAAATCGGACACCCGCAGTTACCTGGGCGGGGTGTTTTTCAGCCGGGCACTGGCCACGCTCATCGGGCTTTATCTGCTGGTGACCATTGCGGTTGGCTGGTATTGGAGCCAGGAACCAGCGTTGTTCCCCGTGCAGCAGAACGCCCAGGCGGCGGCCGAGAAGGACGGCAGGCAAATGGTGGTCGGCTACACCACCGTTGAAACCCTCAAGACCGTGGCCGGCACTTTGTTGACCAAGCAGGGCGGTTACATTTCCAATGATCGCTTCCCGCCGGGCCTGTGGATGGACAACATGCCGAGCTGGGAATATGGCGTGCTGGTACAGGTACGCGACCTTAGCCGCGCGTTGCGTAAGGACTTCGCCCGTTCCCAGTCGCAGTCTGCCGAAGACGCCGATCTCGCCAAGGCTGAGCCGCGGTTCAACTTCGACAACCGTAGTTGGGTGCTGCCCTCCAGCGAGTCGGAATATCAGGAAGGCATCAATTCGCTGAGCCGCTATCAGGCGCGCCTGTCCGATCCGGCGCAAAAAAGCGCACTGTTCTATGCTCGCGCCGACAACCTCAACAACTGGCTGGGTGATGTCGGCACTCGCCTGGGGTCGTTGTCCCAGCGCCTGTCCGCCAGTGTCGGCCGGGTCAAGCTCAACACTTCGTTGAAGACCGAAGTCCCGGCGCCGGGTCAGGTGCCGCAGGTGGACGAAGAGGTGGTCGAGACGCCGTGGATGCAAATCGATAACGTGTTCTATGAAGCCCGCGGTCAGGCTTGGGCGTTGTCGCATCTGTTGCGCGCCATCGAAGTGGACTTCGCCGATGTGCTGGCGAAGAAGAACGCCACGGTCAGCGTGCGGCAGATCATTCGCGAACTGGAGGCTTCGCAGGAACCGGTCTGGAGCCCAATGATCCTCAACGGCAGCGGCTTCGGTGTATTGGCGAACCACTCGCTGGTCATGGCCAACTATATTTCCCGCGCCAATGCGGCGGTGATCGACTTGCGGCAGTTACTGAACCAGGGCTGATCAATGGACGAAAGCGCCCGTGAGGTTGCTCACCGAGTGGCCTCGGATGCCGAGCAGATCGCTTGGGTCGACGAACACGACAACCTGCTTGGCAGCCTGGTGCGCTCGCAGCTGCGCGAGCGCGGCCTGATCGGGCGCGGCACCTACATCATGCTGTTCAACTCGGCCGGCGAGTTGTATGTCCACCGAAGAACCTTGAGCAAGGCGATCTACCCGGGTTTCTGGGACGTTGCGGCAGGGGGCATGGTGCAGGCGCACGAGACCTACGCCGAGTCGGCGGCCCGCGAGCTGGCCGAAGAATTGGGAGTAAGCGGCGTCGAGCTGATCGCCCACGACCATTTCTATTTCGAGGACACCGGCAGTCGCCTGTGGTGTGCGGCATTCTCCGCGGTGTGGGACGGTCCGTTGATCCTGCAACCGGAGGAAGTGCTGGAAGCGCGTTTCCTGCCGGTCGAGCAGGTCCTGGATGAAATCCGCTACAAGCCTTATTGTCCGGACTCTCTGGCGGCGCTCGGGCGCTATTTGAAAGCCCGCGGACAGGGTGTCGCAAAGAAGCTGTAAATTGGCGCCGATTGGCCCTTAGCAAGTCGGCTTTTTGCCGTTACACTGCGCGACTTTTCAAGCTTGGCCGACATCGCTCGGTCCAGTTGCGCTGCCCCTGCCTGAGTGGGGCTTCGCGGTCGGGGCGCTTTCGCTCCTCGACCAGTCATTGTCCTCCGAAGAGGATTGCCGGTGGCCAAAAAAGCCGCATCCTTCGCCGCCCTGGGTGGCCTGGTATTTTCTACCGACGCCGGTCGTCATTGCCCAGATTGCCGCCAGCCGGTGGATGCCTGCATCTGCAAACAGACCGCCATTCCCGCCGGGGACGGTATCGCTCGCGTGCGCCGCGAAAGCAAAGGCCGCGGTGGCAAGACGGTGACCACGATCACCGGCGTGCCGCTGGCCGAAGACGCGCTCAAGGAGCTGGCGACAACGTTGAAAAAACGCTGTGGTACCGGTGGCGCGTTGAAGGACGGCATCATCGAAATCCAGGGCGATCACGTCGAGCTACTGCTGGCGGAACTCACCAAACACGGTTTCAAGGCAAAAAAATCCGGCGGCTAGCAGCTTC
This is a stretch of genomic DNA from Pseudomonas marvdashtae. It encodes these proteins:
- a CDS encoding methyl-accepting chemotaxis protein; amino-acid sequence: MRLKLLTNLNTLLLVAVCLGLGATLWWSQIALERPYLLMERYLGLSRQFQGEVARNIEDYLASGDTLRLSAATQALETLQKELDQFPPELAKTLRPSLSNLDGFSRTDLLAAGKLAGDPQALLLQAERELSANLDQLAQYANGAPTYLPPLFAASQHLGRLSLTRDKLVSSGRSELAADVERELASIRVQAQQLDNLALLGVAASNESGSDDFAALMGLQTQEETVAEDAGIALKRELNSLLGRYPAELARTRELIQKRTELGNATLLKTADVQKAIDAMEPAVRAQHGQIQGEVRLIQGVMIGLILLIALLIDTLQRHLARTLTRLAPALSTWAEGDFSNDVHVGASNRELRDIEASLNRLRAYLVDLVGTIRLNAEQVADSSRTLAELSGELHSGAQYQAGDTALIRDSLSELEATIQQVAGDASQAAAASRSAGDAVEHGQKVIGLSLAGLHALVGEVQGNAQMIEQLAEESATIGGVLTVIRSIADQTNLLALNAAIEAARAGEMGRGFAVVAEEVRSLAQRTAGATAEIQALIARLQLAARQSVDGMRAQVEHAEATASQAQAADGALDEIVGAIQTIADTAVRIADVTAQQSGAVSEIRDHSERIHQLGGDNLMRIGQGREQGDNLLLLGGRLHTAVQAFRV
- a CDS encoding response regulator, which codes for MTESEDPSRERLKHHFAQRVIHQARQILEIWQRLQRSEWSSTDLSELSEANLRLLRFAERFEQPEHYQLAQDISQSLQAVDANRGRLSSQLITEINRLMQRLSRTGLRHGDQLEQTFLPPLRKPVYVALQDHDRAERLARQLEFFGLSAQALDSVATFKASMIERLPAAIVMDVDFNGPGVGLKLAAQAQEGLDQAIPLLFFSLLETDTPTRLAAVRAGGQEFLTGTLEASSLLEKIEVLTCVAQYDPYKVLIIDDSRAQALHTERLLNSAGIVTRTLIEPIQAMAELADFQPDLIILDMYMPACTGTELAKVIRHNDRYVSVPIIYLSAEDDLDKQLDAMSEGGDDFLTKPIKPRHLITTVRNRAARARNLKARMVRDSLTGLYNHTHILQLLEDCSFRARREGKPLSFAMLDIDHFKRVNDSHGHPMGDRVIKSLALFLKQRLRKTDFIGRYGGEEFAIVMPDTDIDAAYKVLDEIRQRFAEIHYPAQPQDLWCTFSAGVVEMSDESDSLVMASQADEALYRAKHAGRNRVQSARQSKQSATFSSESTDSVINV
- a CDS encoding DUF2333 family protein; amino-acid sequence: MLDWKNRAGSAPERAAEPKSDTRSYLGGVFFSRALATLIGLYLLVTIAVGWYWSQEPALFPVQQNAQAAAEKDGRQMVVGYTTVETLKTVAGTLLTKQGGYISNDRFPPGLWMDNMPSWEYGVLVQVRDLSRALRKDFARSQSQSAEDADLAKAEPRFNFDNRSWVLPSSESEYQEGINSLSRYQARLSDPAQKSALFYARADNLNNWLGDVGTRLGSLSQRLSASVGRVKLNTSLKTEVPAPGQVPQVDEEVVETPWMQIDNVFYEARGQAWALSHLLRAIEVDFADVLAKKNATVSVRQIIRELEASQEPVWSPMILNGSGFGVLANHSLVMANYISRANAAVIDLRQLLNQG
- a CDS encoding NUDIX hydrolase, which encodes MDESAREVAHRVASDAEQIAWVDEHDNLLGSLVRSQLRERGLIGRGTYIMLFNSAGELYVHRRTLSKAIYPGFWDVAAGGMVQAHETYAESAARELAEELGVSGVELIAHDHFYFEDTGSRLWCAAFSAVWDGPLILQPEEVLEARFLPVEQVLDEIRYKPYCPDSLAALGRYLKARGQGVAKKL
- a CDS encoding translation initiation factor Sui1 is translated as MAKKAASFAALGGLVFSTDAGRHCPDCRQPVDACICKQTAIPAGDGIARVRRESKGRGGKTVTTITGVPLAEDALKELATTLKKRCGTGGALKDGIIEIQGDHVELLLAELTKHGFKAKKSGG